The following proteins are co-located in the Telopea speciosissima isolate NSW1024214 ecotype Mountain lineage chromosome 9, Tspe_v1, whole genome shotgun sequence genome:
- the LOC122638924 gene encoding uncharacterized protein LOC122638924, translating to MMFLLVAPMKGVMRFGKKGMLSPRYIGLFEILERVGNLAYRLALPPAMKNIHNTFHVSMLKKYVHDPSYTLNYEPLDLKVDMTYEEKPVRILDRKDQVLHKRSTPLVKVLWRNHAIEEAPWEREEDM from the coding sequence ATGATGTTTCTTCTTGTGGCACCCATGAAAGGTGTGATGAGGTTTGGAAAGAAGGGAATGTTAAGCCCTAGGTACATTGGACTGTTTGAGATTCTAGAGAGAGTCGGTAACTTGGCTTATAGGCTGGCTCTCCCACCTGCCATGAAGAACATCCACAACACCTTCCATGTATCAATGCTGAAGAAATATGTTCATGATCCTTCATACACACTGAACTACGAACCACTCGACCTAAAGGTGGACATGACCTATGAAGAGAAGCCTGTTCGGATTTTAGACCGGAAGGATCAAGTGCTTCATAAGCGATCGACACCCCTAGTCAAGGTGCTTTGGAGAAACCATGCCATTGAAGAAGCACCTTGGGAACGGGAGGAAGATATGTGA